From a region of the Streptomyces tirandamycinicus genome:
- a CDS encoding FAD-binding oxidoreductase produces MKHIDSVAPGDIRYEDLRRGENLRFVGDPEEIHLVGSAAEIEQVLSRAVRSGKRVAVRSGGHCYEDFVANSDVRVVMDMSRLSAVGFDEERGAFAVEAGATLGAVYKTLFRVWGVTLPGGACPDVGAGGHILGGGYGPLSRMHGSIVDYLHAVEVVVVDASGDARTVIATREPSDPNHDLWWAHTGGGGGNFGVVVRYWLRTAEADVPPEPGRLLPRPPAEVLLNTTVWPWEGLDEAAFARLVRNHGRWFEQNSGPDSPWCDLYSVLALTRSQSGALAMTTQLDATGPDAEKRLETYLAAVSEGVGVQPHSDTRRLPWLHSTRWPGIAGDGDMTGRAKIKAAYARRSFDDRQIGTLYTRLTSTDYDNPAGVVALIAYGGKVNAVPADRTAVAQRDSILKIVYVTTWEDPAQDPVHVRWIRELYRDVYADTGGVPVPGGAADGAYVNYPDVDLADEEWNTSGVPWSELYYKDAYPRLQAVKARWDPRNVFRHALSVRVPPA; encoded by the coding sequence ATGAAGCACATCGATTCCGTGGCCCCCGGCGATATCAGGTACGAGGACTTACGCCGGGGCGAGAACCTCCGCTTCGTCGGCGATCCGGAAGAGATACATCTGGTGGGATCCGCCGCTGAGATCGAGCAGGTTCTTTCGCGTGCCGTGCGGTCGGGCAAGCGGGTGGCCGTGCGCAGTGGAGGGCACTGCTACGAGGACTTCGTAGCCAATTCAGACGTCCGTGTGGTGATGGACATGTCGCGGCTGTCGGCGGTCGGATTCGATGAGGAGCGCGGCGCGTTCGCCGTCGAGGCCGGTGCCACTCTGGGCGCGGTCTACAAGACGCTGTTCCGGGTGTGGGGCGTGACGCTGCCCGGCGGGGCGTGCCCCGATGTGGGGGCGGGCGGGCACATCCTCGGTGGGGGCTACGGCCCGCTGTCCCGGATGCACGGCTCGATCGTCGACTATCTGCACGCGGTCGAGGTCGTCGTGGTCGACGCGTCGGGCGACGCGCGGACCGTGATCGCGACGCGCGAGCCGAGCGATCCGAACCATGATCTGTGGTGGGCGCACACCGGGGGCGGCGGCGGGAACTTCGGCGTGGTCGTCAGGTACTGGCTGCGGACCGCCGAGGCCGACGTACCGCCGGAGCCCGGCCGGCTGCTGCCGCGGCCGCCGGCCGAGGTGCTGCTCAACACGACGGTGTGGCCGTGGGAGGGGCTGGACGAAGCGGCCTTCGCGCGGCTCGTACGGAACCACGGCAGGTGGTTCGAGCAGAACAGCGGCCCCGACTCCCCCTGGTGCGACCTCTACAGCGTGCTGGCCCTCACCCGCAGCCAGTCCGGTGCCCTCGCGATGACCACGCAGCTCGACGCGACCGGCCCGGACGCGGAGAAGCGGCTGGAGACATATCTCGCAGCGGTCTCCGAGGGTGTGGGCGTGCAGCCGCACAGCGACACGCGGCGGCTGCCGTGGCTGCACTCGACGCGCTGGCCCGGGATCGCCGGGGACGGCGACATGACCGGACGGGCCAAGATCAAGGCGGCGTATGCGCGCCGGAGCTTCGACGACCGGCAGATCGGCACCCTGTACACGCGCCTGACCAGCACCGACTACGACAATCCGGCCGGGGTCGTCGCGCTCATCGCCTACGGCGGCAAGGTCAACGCCGTCCCGGCGGACCGGACCGCGGTGGCGCAGCGCGACTCCATCCTCAAGATCGTGTACGTCACGACCTGGGAGGACCCCGCGCAGGACCCGGTCCACGTGCGGTGGATCCGCGAGCTGTACCGGGACGTGTACGCGGACACCGGCGGCGTACCGGTACCCGGTGGCGCCGCCGACGGCGCGTACGTCAACTACCCGGACGTCGACCTCGCGGACGAGGAGTGGAACACCTCCGGGGTGCCGTGGTCCGAGCTGTACTACAAGGACGCCTACCCGCGCCTCCAGGCGGTCAAGGCGCGCTGGGATCCGCGGAACGTGTTCCGGCACGCACTCTCCGTGCGGGTTCCGCCGGCCTGA
- a CDS encoding 4'-phosphopantetheinyl transferase family protein, with protein MVAGLIAGLVPAGVRTAEVFGDVADVSLFPEEEIAIASAVDARRREFATGRHCARAALSALGRPAVPLPPDEHGVPSWPDGVVGSLTHCHGYRAAAVAGREDVMSLGIDAEPHRPLPQGVLEAVTIAPERAALAVLADSYPSVHWDRLLFSAKESVFKSWFSMTGDRLGFDDAEVEFEAEIPFFRARVLRQRPGWAGKAPMAVGGRWLVCRGLVLAAVSL; from the coding sequence TTGGTCGCGGGCCTGATCGCCGGTCTGGTGCCGGCGGGGGTGCGTACTGCGGAGGTGTTCGGTGATGTGGCGGACGTCTCACTGTTCCCGGAGGAAGAGATTGCGATCGCAAGTGCGGTGGACGCGCGGAGGCGGGAGTTCGCCACGGGACGCCACTGCGCCCGTGCGGCACTGTCAGCGCTGGGCCGACCGGCCGTTCCCCTGCCGCCGGACGAGCACGGTGTGCCGTCGTGGCCTGATGGAGTGGTGGGATCCCTGACCCACTGCCATGGTTATCGCGCTGCCGCGGTGGCCGGCCGCGAGGATGTCATGTCGCTCGGCATCGATGCCGAGCCACACCGCCCGCTTCCACAAGGGGTGTTGGAGGCAGTGACGATCGCCCCGGAGCGTGCCGCGCTGGCTGTGCTGGCGGACTCGTACCCTTCGGTGCACTGGGACCGTCTGCTGTTCAGCGCCAAGGAGTCGGTCTTCAAGAGCTGGTTCTCCATGACGGGGGACCGCCTCGGCTTCGACGACGCCGAGGTGGAGTTCGAAGCCGAGATACCGTTCTTCCGCGCCAGGGTCCTGCGCCAGCGGCCCGGCTGGGCCGGCAAGGCGCCCATGGCGGTCGGCGGCCGGTGGCTGGTGTGCCGTGGTCTCGTGCTGGCGGCGGTCTCGCTGTAG